Part of the Phocoena sinus isolate mPhoSin1 chromosome 17, mPhoSin1.pri, whole genome shotgun sequence genome is shown below.
TGTTCCCTTTAACTCAGTGCTACTTAAGGTTTTGCTGGGAGCCAGAACTATATTTCAACCCCACATCatcaaaacatacaaaaatgttttaaaatggtaGATATCTGGccttgctttgtgtgtgtgtgtattttaattagattttattttattattattatttttggctgtgccacatggcttgcaggatattatttcctggaccagggatcgaacctgggcccctggcaatgagagtgccaagtcctaaccactggaccaccaaggaattccctggcctCGCTTTGCATACTGTCTAAATTGATTACTCATGTTAAATATATACTCCTGCAGTTCTAAATTTGAATGAGGCCCTTCGAGAAATTCAGACCATAAGTCTTTGGAGAGCACCACAGTGATCAATGTCAAGGTCAGAGTGAGAATGGTTTCAACAAATACAATCAACcaattatatatataccaaaGGAAATTCTTTATTGTAAACAAGATATAAAgtacaacaaaagaaatattgTGCAAATTGTAAATcacaaggattttttttattaaaagaaaattcttttttgttttccaaggGTCCAAAGTTTTGATGGCAGAAATCTACACCCAATatagagaaaaatgttaaatggaaagacataatgacatttttcactatatattttaaacaactgACTTTTGTTTTACCACTGTATATATCATCCACTATACAAAACAGAATATAACAGAAATACTGTTAACAAAAGTGAATGTCCTAATTATTTTTCTACCTATCTACTTCCACATTCCCCCCCCCAATAAAAACTCCTATAAATTAACAGGACATTTGTCCACTTGTGAATAATGTTCACTCACTTTCTAATTCAATAAAGCACATGTTATATCCTCATAACATAAGGGTACTTTACTGATGTCCCAAGCCATCTTTTTGAAGGAGTTATCTAAAATTCTTAATATCCCTTCTTTACAATATGTGttttcatcttcaatttttttttgaaacaaagtGCAGTGTATTTTAGAATCTACGGAAAACACATTGGTATACAATTTTCAAATCTACACAGGGAATTGCAGCCAACTAAGGTTCAAAGCATAATAAAATGCCTAGTTATAGTCATTTGttagacttttaaaacaaaaacgcaaaaaaaaaccctgaagctACACTTCAAAGCAATTAAATTAATGAGGATTCCAATTCTTTGGGACCTCTTCAGCAATATACAGTTGCTCAATTCCAAACGTCAGCAACTAGTGTAAAAATGCTAGTTCTAGATATATTTAACAACTATGTCCACGAAGTTGAATGGAAAGACTAAGAATAGTAAACAAGATAACTCTAGGAAAGGATAATGATATTCGCGATAATACAAATCAATTTTACATCTCCATCTCTGTACCGTAATGTTTACTTCCAGTCTCTACACTCTTGAAACCAGTGCTTCTGAAGAATCACATTGAAAAGTTGGTCTCAAGTATAAATGGTGAAAGTAAAGTAACAAATTGTGCACACAAATTCAAAATCTGTGCTACCTGTGGTTGGGCTGACCTCACCTGAAACCTTCAAAGAATACTGAAAGGAATaaactttctcatttctcttacGTGGTAAGAAATGAGTCCTGCCACTCTTTGAGCTGCCTGTGGCCGTAGCACTTCTTACCATCTAACCCAGGCTGGGCCTTCTCCCCAGGCCGTGGGGCTTCTGCTTGCAGCCCGCACTGGAGGGCCACAGACTTGCAGTGGAAGCATTTTTATATCACCACTGGCTTCTGGCTGTGACCAAAGTTAGTCTGATTCTTTACCATCCGTCTGTCACTGTGTGGGAGCAGGGGTTGGAGGTAGGGTAATGTCATTTAACTTGCTCACTTCCATCTGCCAGTTTGGTAGCTTCTTGGCTGACAGATGGCGCCGGGCATGTTTGGTCAAATGGTCGCTCCTCATGAACCGCCGGTCACACATGGGACAAGCGAATTTCTTCTCACCTGTGTGGGTTCGTCGGTGTCTGGACAGTTCATCTGAACGAGCAAACCTCCTTTCACAACCTTTCCAGCTACAGCTAAAAGGTTTTTCTCCTGaaacaaaaaaagtcatattattattattatgcattTATAAAGTCGCTGTAAGTTACATATTAAATCATATTTAAGATACTTTATTAGACATTTAAAGAATCAtcatttgagaaattaaaaacaccTTGACGAAATCTTTTAGAAGACCTTGCACTGGTAAATACCATCCACTGAATTGGCTAATAAGGCAAGTTCTTCCTTAACATGCCTGGTTTACATTTGTGATCATTGCCAAAAAACCTTCATCCAAATTTCTAAGACTTAAATATGAAATAAGAAATGGTTGGTACCTGTATGCGTTCTCATGTGGGCCTTcagatgagaacttttaaagtACGTCTTGCCACATCCTGGATGGCTACAGATGTGACTTCTTATCCTTGATGAGTCAATCTGAGGAGTGACTTTTGCtgctgaaggagaaaaccctGGAGCAGGGGCAATGGGAGAGAGTCTGGTGCCATTTGGGCTCACCACTGGAGGCTTGGGGTTCTGAACAACGGGCTGGGGTACAACAAACATGACGGCGCCTTTGGGCACCTGAGTGCCCATGAATACAACAGGTGGGCAGACGGCTGGCGGCTGACTGGGTGGAGTGCTGGGGACGACTGTTGTCACAACTGGGTTGTTTGCAGGGAGGGGAACCATCTGGCAGATGACGGGCATAGGTGGCACTCCCCCTGTTGATACTGCAGGTGGAGAGACTAAGACCGACTTTTGTTGTGAGGACATGGGGACCGGCTGAGATCTACAGATTACTGTCTCTGAGGAAGGCACAGAAAAGTCATAAAGTGCAGCACTTGCTTTCTCTTCAACACCTGCCACTGTGTCTCTCTCACGTTTGGATCTGTTTGGTGACACAGCTGCACAAGGTATGTTTTTTCTTGCAGTCTCAGCATTTAGGTGGGTTCTTCTTCGAAAAGAATTGTCCTGATAGTTAAGGATGCTGGCTGCTTTCACTGGGCAAGATCGGTGGTTACACAGCTGGGCATCAGCTGTATGACGAATCACACTTGTTGCCTGAGCCTTGGGGAGTTTGGGGGCAGGTACTGGGCTCTTCTCCTCTTTGAAAGGTGCAGCAGCAATGTGAGGCTTGGCAGTATCTGACGATTTGAAGTGTCCAGTAGATGGCGCTGGTGCCATCAGATTTGACACTTGAGAGGGTTCAAAGTCAGAGGGACTGTAAGGTGGAGTCAAACACTAGAGCAGAGAAATACAGGCAACAGCGTGAAGAACAGTAGAGTTCATTACATAAATTATAAGAAATTCTCACTTACACTCATCTTTAAAGCAACAATACTTACAAATGCTGGGACTGTATGAAAATCAGGTGTACCCGGAAGCAGATTCTCTTCCTCTGACATATCAGACACTGGAGTAACGGGTCTGCTTTcaatgtatttcttaaaatcaGACTTCCAACTGCAGCTCATTGACATAAGTGCTTCTACGGCTTCAAAGTCACTTTTCTCTGCAGTTTTGTTCCAGGAATACATACTCTCTTTTGATCTTTCAGAAATCATTTCCATTCGTTCCtcctataaatacaaaaaattaaatgctaTAAGCATATTGTCATCCACATGACACGCAGAGCAATGTGCAATTCTTTTTACTATCTgcacaatttttcaaaataaaacttgaaataatttttctcatcCCTACTCTGATAGTAATACTGATAAAAGTCTTCCTCATTCTTCCTCTCACACTTAGGCCTGAACACTGATACCCTTGCAAAGTAAAGAGGAACTTATTACCATTATGAGGACCAAGACCAAAGGTACCAATGTACTTGTAATCCAAAAAAGAACTGCTtggcttaggaaaaaaaaaaaacattttatattctttccagaGTAGTCAACTGCAACAGGAGTCAGACAAAATAACTGAGGGAAGGCTCTGCAAAAAAGTCATCTTCTTTCAATACTACAGGTATGGggacctggtggtccagtggctaaggcaacaggctcccaatgcagggggcccggtttgatctctggtcagggaactagatcccacatgcacgcctcaactaaagatcctgcgtgcggcaactaagaccggggcagccaaataaataaatatttttta
Proteins encoded:
- the KLF10 gene encoding Krueppel-like factor 10 isoform X1, with the protein product MLNFGASLQQAAEERMEMISERSKESMYSWNKTAEKSDFEAVEALMSMSCSWKSDFKKYIESRPVTPVSDMSEEENLLPGTPDFHTVPAFCLTPPYSPSDFEPSQVSNLMAPAPSTGHFKSSDTAKPHIAAAPFKEEKSPVPAPKLPKAQATSVIRHTADAQLCNHRSCPVKAASILNYQDNSFRRRTHLNAETARKNIPCAAVSPNRSKRERDTVAGVEEKASAALYDFSVPSSETVICRSQPVPMSSQQKSVLVSPPAVSTGGVPPMPVICQMVPLPANNPVVTTVVPSTPPSQPPAVCPPVVFMGTQVPKGAVMFVVPQPVVQNPKPPVVSPNGTRLSPIAPAPGFSPSAAKVTPQIDSSRIRSHICSHPGCGKTYFKSSHLKAHMRTHTGEKPFSCSWKGCERRFARSDELSRHRRTHTGEKKFACPMCDRRFMRSDHLTKHARRHLSAKKLPNWQMEVSKLNDITLPPTPAPTQ
- the KLF10 gene encoding Krueppel-like factor 10 isoform X2 gives rise to the protein MEMISERSKESMYSWNKTAEKSDFEAVEALMSMSCSWKSDFKKYIESRPVTPVSDMSEEENLLPGTPDFHTVPAFCLTPPYSPSDFEPSQVSNLMAPAPSTGHFKSSDTAKPHIAAAPFKEEKSPVPAPKLPKAQATSVIRHTADAQLCNHRSCPVKAASILNYQDNSFRRRTHLNAETARKNIPCAAVSPNRSKRERDTVAGVEEKASAALYDFSVPSSETVICRSQPVPMSSQQKSVLVSPPAVSTGGVPPMPVICQMVPLPANNPVVTTVVPSTPPSQPPAVCPPVVFMGTQVPKGAVMFVVPQPVVQNPKPPVVSPNGTRLSPIAPAPGFSPSAAKVTPQIDSSRIRSHICSHPGCGKTYFKSSHLKAHMRTHTGEKPFSCSWKGCERRFARSDELSRHRRTHTGEKKFACPMCDRRFMRSDHLTKHARRHLSAKKLPNWQMEVSKLNDITLPPTPAPTQ